The genomic segment GGCCGAACTGCGAGGTACCAGCAGCACACTGCACGGCATCCGCTTAGCCAGGCTGGCGATCAATGTTCCGTCCGACCCTAAAAGGTTCTAGGTTGCCCGGTCGGACGAGGCCTCGCAGCCCGGTAGCACTGCCAGCCAGTCGATGGGAGACCTCCGAGTGCTGAAGAACCGAGTTGCACGTGCCACGGCGGCACTCATGCTGAGCACCGTTGCACTGACCGGTGCGGGCGTCGTGGCCACCGCGACTCCTGCAGCGGCCGCGGTCATCGAGAGCACAGCGACGCGCGCAACCTGAACAGTTGCAGGCACCCCAGCACCTGCATCCGGGAGACAGTCAGGCGTGCCCGACCGGCACGTACCCCACTGGGACAAAATCGGGGAGCTGATTCCTTGTGCGCCTTCACGTGAAACTGGCCAAGCGGATGGGCTGTCGTGGCGACAGCGGCCGCCGCGCTCGCCACCGCTGGGCTGGCCACGGCCCCCACCGCCTCGGCCTACGACTACAACGGATGCGGCTGGCCCCGCGTCTGCTTCTACCTGACCGACAGCGACTGGAACAACGGCAAGCCCACGGCCGCGTACCAGGACGTCACCAGCTCCTACCAGGACCTCGGATCCAATAGCCGGGGCGCCAACAAGATCAGGAACACCCGCAACGACGACCGGGTCTATCTGCGCTACTACGACCAGTACGGTGTGACGTACTACACGTGCCTGAAACCGAACCAAACCTCCAACTTCAGCTCCAACGCCACGGTGACCGGCGTCCGCATCGACACCAACTCCACCTGCCCCTCAAGCTGACAGGGGCTGTCGGTCCCACAGGGCTGAACAGGCGCTGATGAGAGCGAGGACCCGGCCGCCCCCGATGTCGGCCCGGTTCATCAACTGGCCTGGGACATCAGGTGGTTCGGGGCCACGGCGCATTCGTCGATTTTCGTAGGGTGGAGGAAGCGCCGCTGGATCCGGGAGGCACCGGTCCTGGTCCGCCACCGTCTTCCGTCGATCAGCTGCCGACGACCCCACATGGGCGGCCGGCCCGGCTTGGTGAACTGCGGTAACAACGGCTCCAGCCGGGCCCACTGATCGTTGGTCAGATCGCCCCGCCTCACGCAATGTGATCATTCACGACCAAAATCCACTTTCGCAACAGACCCTGGCGGGCGCTGATGCCGACGAGGTGGAGGGCGCGGGGGCGGGTAGCGCGTTCGGGCGGGCGAGGCCGGCTGAGCGGATGACGTGAAGCGCACTGCTGGTCCCTCTCCGTTCGGCCTGGTCGAGCGCTCGGACGCCACGAAGAATCAACACGTGACTTCGCCGGAGCTGCTTAGGCCGTCGTCGCGGTCGGCGCGATCGGCGACGAACTGGTCGACAAGATCCGCGAGCGCGCCGAGAAGATCAAGATCGGCCCCGGCAACGACCCGACCTCCGAGATGGGCCCGCTGATCACCGCCGTGCACCGCGACAAGGGTGGCCTCCTACGTGGAGGGCGCGGCGGCCGAGGGCGCCAAAGTGGTGCTGGACGGCACCGGCTACACGGTCGACGGCTCCGAGGACGGCCACTGGATCGGCATCTCCCTTCTCGACAAGGTCCCGACCACGGCGAAGGCCTACCAGGATGAGATCTTCGGCCCGGTGCTGTGCGTCGACACGTACGACGACGGCGTGGCCCTCATCAACAGCTCGCCGTTCGGCAACGGCACCGCGATCTTCACCCCGGGAGGGCGGCGCGGCCCGCCGCTTCCAGATGGAGATCGAGGCCGGCATGGTCGGCGTGAACGTCCCGATCCCGGTCCCCGTCGGCTACCACTTCTTCGGTGGCTGAAACGATTCCCTCTTCGGTGACCACCACATCTACGGCAACGACGGCACCCACTTCTACACCCGCGGCAAGGTCGTCACCACCCGCTGACCCGACCCGGCCGACGCCCCCTCGGGCGTCGACCTGGGCGTCCCGCGCAACCACTGAGCCCTGTGCGAGGGGGAGGCTGTGCACCGGCCGCCCCCTCGCCGTCGTATCAGCTGGGGCGCATCAGCTGGAGCGGTCGGAGAAGCCGAACGTGTCGCTGCCGGAGTCCATGGTCAGGCCCAACTTCCCCAGCATTCCTGGCCCGGCCAGCACGCGGAGAGGGTGTGGACGTTTGACGATGCCTGTCGGGGGAGCTTGTTCTGGCCGTTGTCGGCGGAGGCGATGCCGAAGGCTGTGGCGATCAGGGCTGCGGTGGCCACGGCCGTGGTCAGGGCCTTGGTGATGAGTCGTTGCATGGCTGTACTGATTCCTTCGCGTAGTGGGGATGCGATAGATCATCAGCTTGTGGGATTACCGCTCCCGCGTCAATGTGAAGTTTCAAGTAACTCTGCCGTGTCGCACGGGGCTTGGAGTCCGGACGCGGCTTGTTGAATCACGTCGTACCAGTCGCCGCCCACGCCTGCCCGGGATCCGCCGGGCAGGTAGCGGCAGGCGGTCTCGACGGCGGACTGTTCGGGCACCTGATGCACCGAGTCGATCCAGTGAGCTGACCGCATTCGTCCAGCCCCGCACCCACGCATCCGACCAACTCGCCACCTGGGGCCTGGAAGTCCCCGACCCTCTCGAGGGCGACACGATCCTGATCGACGGCCAGGAGTCATCGGCAAGACCATCGTCAAGATCGCCAGGGCGCGCCGCCCGCGCACCCGCTACCGGGTGGGTTTCGGGGCCGCCCCCACCATGTTCCTGCGCTGGCTGCGGCCGGACCGCGCCTTCGACTTCGTCATCCGCAGTGGCTTCGGCGTCTGATCCAATCTGGTTCCAGGAGAGATCGGTCCTCTGCGGCCCCGCGCCCACACCGGTGCGGCAGGTGGTCACGACGGCCGGAGGAGGGCTGCTCTTCAGCGGGGTCTCCCGGCTGATCGACAGCATCCACCGCCATG from the Streptomyces sp. NBC_00310 genome contains:
- a CDS encoding transposase produces the protein MRRGDLTNDQWARLEPLLPQFTKPGRPPMWGRRQLIDGRRWRTRTGASRIQRRFLHPTKIDECAVAPNHLMSQAS